Proteins encoded within one genomic window of Variovorax sp. OAS795:
- a CDS encoding phosphoribosyltransferase produces MLTEDGKHLYVSYDEYHNLIEKLAIKIHQSGWQFDTILCLARGGMRPGDVLSRIFDKPLAIMSTSSYRADAGTVQGHLDIARFITTPKGEIAGRVLLVDDLADSGHTLHAVMDMLRNNYKPISELRSAVLWTKALSTFTPDYSVEFLATNPWIHQPFEGYDSLGPEKLLEKWSV; encoded by the coding sequence ATGTTGACCGAAGACGGCAAGCATCTCTACGTCAGCTACGACGAGTACCACAACCTCATCGAGAAGCTCGCGATCAAGATCCACCAGTCGGGCTGGCAGTTCGACACCATCCTGTGCCTGGCACGCGGCGGCATGCGCCCCGGCGACGTGCTTTCGCGCATCTTCGACAAGCCGCTGGCGATCATGTCGACCAGCTCGTACCGCGCGGACGCCGGCACGGTGCAGGGCCACCTGGACATCGCACGCTTCATCACCACGCCCAAGGGCGAGATCGCGGGCAGGGTGCTGCTGGTCGACGACCTGGCCGATTCGGGCCACACGCTGCACGCCGTGATGGACATGCTGCGCAACAACTACAAGCCCATCAGCGAGCTGCGCAGCGCAGTGCTCTGGACCAAGGCGCTGTCGACCTTCACGCCGGACTACTCGGTCGAATTCCTGGCCACCAACCCGTGGATCCACCAGCCCTTCGAAGGTTACGACTCCCTGGGCCCGGAGAAGCTGCTGGAGAAATGGTCGGTCTGA
- a CDS encoding VOC family protein, whose amino-acid sequence MAIHELFPYLCVHDAGAAIEFYCKVFEVKEIFRLTEPSGRIGHAELDFHNGAILMISDEFAEYNIPSARTLGGTAVTLHLHVDDADAVVARAVAAGATLDMAPQDQFYGERSGVFHDPFGHRWNVGHSIEKLTPEEMQRRYTAMFDPAG is encoded by the coding sequence ATGGCGATCCACGAGCTGTTTCCCTACCTCTGCGTCCACGACGCCGGCGCAGCCATCGAGTTCTACTGCAAGGTTTTCGAGGTGAAGGAGATTTTCCGCCTCACGGAACCGAGCGGCCGCATCGGCCATGCGGAACTCGATTTCCACAATGGCGCCATTCTGATGATCTCGGACGAATTCGCCGAATACAACATCCCGAGTGCGAGGACGCTGGGCGGCACCGCGGTGACGCTGCACCTGCATGTGGACGATGCGGATGCGGTGGTGGCACGCGCCGTGGCGGCCGGCGCCACGCTCGACATGGCGCCGCAAGACCAGTTCTACGGGGAGCGTTCCGGCGTATTCCACGACCCGTTCGGGCACCGCTGGAACGTGGGCCACAGCATCGAGAAGCTGACGCCGGAAGAGATGCAGCGGCGCTACACCGCGATGTTCGATCCGGCCGGTTGA
- a CDS encoding ATP phosphoribosyltransferase regulatory subunit, whose amino-acid sequence MSAWVLPDHIADVLPSEARHIEELRRQLLDTARGYGYELVMPPLLEHLESLLSGTGEALDLQTFKLVDQLSGRSMGLRADTTPQVARIDAHLLNREGVARLCYCGPVLHTRPDRPHATREPLQFGAEIYGHAGLEADTEILLLALDCLHASGIGEGLIVDLADARIVRALFAGVPVDASVLARVHAALVAKDASELHALTRDFPAASRDGLRALVQLYGDASVLDEAAKALKGTPAVSAALAGLKQLAASLQGDSARQISFDLADLRGYAYYSGMRFGIYVPGAADALVRGGRYDEVGAVFGRNRPAVGFSLDVRELVGVLPARPLRAAIRAPWSDAAGLRQAIAALRKSGETVVCVLPGHGSEIDEFHCDRELVEQAGQWQVRAI is encoded by the coding sequence ATGTCCGCCTGGGTCCTCCCGGATCACATTGCCGATGTGCTGCCCTCCGAGGCGCGCCACATCGAAGAACTTCGACGCCAGCTGCTCGATACCGCCCGTGGCTATGGCTACGAGCTGGTAATGCCGCCGCTGCTCGAGCATCTCGAGTCGCTGCTTTCGGGCACCGGCGAGGCGCTCGACCTCCAAACCTTCAAGCTCGTCGACCAGCTCTCCGGCCGCAGCATGGGGCTTCGCGCGGACACCACCCCCCAGGTGGCGCGCATCGATGCCCACCTGCTGAACCGCGAGGGCGTGGCACGACTGTGCTACTGCGGACCGGTGCTGCACACGCGCCCGGACCGCCCGCACGCGACCCGCGAGCCGCTGCAGTTCGGCGCCGAGATCTACGGCCATGCCGGCCTCGAGGCCGACACCGAAATCCTGCTGCTGGCGCTCGATTGCCTCCATGCATCGGGCATCGGCGAGGGCCTGATCGTCGACCTGGCGGACGCACGCATCGTGCGGGCGCTGTTCGCCGGCGTGCCGGTCGATGCCTCGGTGCTGGCGCGCGTGCATGCGGCGCTGGTCGCCAAGGATGCGAGCGAGCTCCATGCGCTCACGCGCGATTTCCCGGCGGCATCGCGCGACGGCCTGCGCGCGCTGGTCCAGCTGTACGGCGACGCGTCGGTACTCGACGAGGCCGCCAAGGCGCTCAAGGGCACGCCCGCGGTGAGCGCCGCCCTGGCCGGCCTGAAGCAGCTGGCCGCCAGCCTGCAGGGCGATTCCGCACGGCAGATCAGCTTCGACCTGGCCGACCTGCGCGGCTATGCCTACTACAGCGGCATGCGCTTCGGCATCTACGTGCCCGGTGCGGCCGATGCGCTGGTGCGCGGCGGGCGCTACGACGAGGTGGGCGCCGTGTTCGGCCGCAACCGCCCCGCGGTGGGTTTCAGCCTCGATGTGCGCGAGTTGGTCGGCGTGCTGCCCGCACGGCCGCTGCGCGCGGCCATCCGCGCGCCCTGGAGCGATGCCGCCGGCCTGCGCCAGGCCATCGCCGCCCTGCGCAAGTCCGGCGAGACCGTGGTGTGCGTGCTGCCGGGCCACGGCAGCGAAATCGATGAATTCCATTGCGACCGCGAGCTCGTCGAGCAAGCGGGGCAGTGGCAAGTCCGAGCGATCTGA
- a CDS encoding arylesterase, translating into MKRLFVLNRRDFILTAAAFGAAGTSSVAQAQAAQAAAPRQPLILVLGDSLSAEYGLKRGEGWVPLLEKRLAAQKIPATVVNASISGDTTSGGRARFASLLAQHKPSHVVVELGANDALRGLPLQNTEDNLLQITKAAQAAGAKVLIVGIQVPPNYGSDYTRRFEAVFGKVAGATKAALVPFLLKGVADAPDALALFQADRIHPTAAAQPQLLENVWPELRKLLAAK; encoded by the coding sequence ATGAAAAGGCTTTTCGTTTTGAATCGACGTGACTTTATCTTGACCGCCGCCGCATTCGGCGCCGCAGGGACATCGAGTGTGGCGCAAGCGCAGGCCGCCCAGGCCGCGGCGCCCCGCCAGCCCCTGATTCTGGTGCTCGGCGATTCGCTGAGCGCCGAATACGGCCTCAAGCGTGGCGAAGGCTGGGTGCCCCTGCTCGAGAAGCGGCTCGCGGCGCAGAAGATCCCGGCCACGGTGGTCAATGCCAGCATCAGCGGCGACACCACCTCGGGCGGACGCGCGCGCTTTGCCTCGCTGCTGGCGCAGCACAAGCCCAGCCACGTGGTGGTCGAGCTTGGCGCCAACGATGCGCTGCGCGGCCTGCCGCTGCAGAACACCGAGGACAACCTGCTGCAGATCACCAAGGCGGCGCAGGCCGCGGGCGCCAAGGTGCTGATCGTCGGCATCCAGGTGCCGCCCAACTACGGCAGCGACTACACACGGCGTTTCGAAGCCGTCTTCGGCAAGGTGGCCGGTGCGACCAAGGCCGCGCTGGTGCCTTTCCTGCTCAAGGGCGTGGCCGATGCGCCCGATGCGCTCGCGCTGTTCCAGGCCGACCGCATTCATCCGACGGCCGCGGCCCAGCCGCAGCTGCTGGAGAACGTCTGGCCTGAATTGCGCAAGCTGCTCGCCGCCAAATAG
- a CDS encoding ATP-binding cassette domain-containing protein, protein MSQPPSDAIVAVEHVFKSVTDSTGTLDILQDIDFTLGARETAAIVGASGSGKSTLLSIIAGLDTPTRGTVRLAGDDIFAIDEDERAALRAQRVGFVFQSFQLLGNLSALENVMLPLELADRKDARKAATEMLGRVGLGQRLGHYPKVLSGGEQQRVALARAFVVQPALLLADEPTGSLDFATGEQVMRLMFDLNRELGTTLVLVTHDRGIAAQCERRITIEAGRMALNESKPVLVASLQA, encoded by the coding sequence ATGTCCCAACCCCCGTCTGATGCCATTGTCGCTGTCGAGCATGTCTTCAAGTCCGTGACCGACTCGACCGGTACGCTGGACATTCTGCAGGACATCGATTTCACCTTGGGCGCGCGGGAAACCGCCGCCATTGTCGGCGCCTCCGGCTCCGGCAAGAGCACCCTGCTGTCGATCATCGCGGGCCTCGACACGCCCACCCGCGGCACCGTCAGGCTCGCGGGCGACGACATCTTCGCCATCGACGAGGACGAGCGCGCCGCGCTGCGGGCCCAGCGCGTGGGCTTCGTGTTCCAGAGCTTCCAGCTGCTTGGCAACCTCAGCGCGCTCGAGAACGTGATGCTGCCGCTCGAACTGGCCGACCGCAAGGATGCGCGCAAGGCCGCCACCGAGATGCTCGGGCGCGTCGGGCTCGGGCAGCGGCTCGGCCACTATCCCAAGGTGCTCTCGGGCGGCGAGCAGCAGCGCGTGGCGCTGGCCCGCGCCTTCGTCGTGCAGCCTGCGCTGCTGCTGGCCGACGAGCCCACCGGCAGCCTCGACTTTGCGACGGGCGAGCAGGTCATGCGGCTGATGTTCGATCTCAACCGCGAGCTGGGGACCACGCTCGTGCTCGTGACGCACGACCGCGGCATCGCGGCGCAGTGCGAGCGGCGCATCACCATCGAGGCCGGACGCATGGCGCTCAACGAGTCGAAGCCCGTGCTCGTGGCTTCGCTCCAGGCATGA
- a CDS encoding cystathionine beta-lyase, translated as MSKPSTTLIHHPYTPPAKFEAPQPGIYKASTVFFADVAAMRARDWKTKAGYTYGLHGTPTTFTLEERLATLEGGTECLLVPSGLAAISLVSFAFLKSGDEVLIPDNAYGPNKALATGELANFGITHRMYDAMNPADLAAKLSERTRLVWVEAAGSVTMEFPDLPALVNVCRARGVVTALDNTWGAGLAFAPFDFNGSGQGVDISVHALTKYPSGGGDVLMGSVITRDDRLHRALKLTHMRLGFGVGVGDVETLLRSLPSIGLRYAAHDRSARELARWLGGREEIAQVLHPALEGSPGHANWRALCGGADLAAGLFSIVFDERYSTEQVDRFCDSLELFRLGYSWGGPVSLVVPYDIGLMRDQAVAPWPHKGTLVRFSVGLEDVEDLRADLQQALARM; from the coding sequence ATGAGCAAGCCTTCCACGACCCTGATCCATCATCCCTACACCCCGCCCGCCAAATTCGAGGCGCCGCAGCCCGGCATCTACAAGGCCTCCACCGTGTTCTTCGCCGACGTGGCCGCGATGCGCGCACGCGACTGGAAGACCAAGGCCGGCTATACCTACGGCCTGCACGGCACGCCGACCACCTTCACGCTCGAAGAGCGCCTGGCCACGCTCGAGGGCGGAACCGAATGCCTCCTGGTGCCGAGCGGGCTCGCGGCCATTTCGCTGGTGTCCTTCGCGTTCCTGAAGAGCGGCGACGAGGTGCTGATTCCCGACAACGCCTACGGTCCCAACAAGGCGCTGGCCACTGGCGAGCTGGCCAACTTCGGCATCACGCACCGCATGTACGACGCCATGAACCCGGCCGACCTGGCCGCCAAGCTGTCGGAGCGCACGCGGCTGGTGTGGGTGGAGGCGGCGGGTTCGGTCACCATGGAGTTTCCCGACCTGCCGGCGCTCGTGAACGTCTGCCGCGCACGCGGCGTGGTCACCGCGCTGGACAACACCTGGGGCGCGGGCCTGGCGTTCGCGCCCTTCGATTTCAACGGCAGCGGGCAGGGCGTGGACATTTCCGTGCATGCGCTCACCAAGTACCCGAGCGGCGGCGGCGACGTGCTGATGGGCAGTGTCATCACGCGCGACGATCGCCTTCACCGAGCCCTCAAGCTCACCCACATGCGCCTGGGCTTCGGCGTCGGCGTGGGCGACGTGGAGACGCTGCTGCGCTCGCTGCCCAGCATCGGCCTTCGCTATGCCGCGCACGACCGATCGGCACGCGAACTGGCGCGCTGGCTTGGCGGCCGCGAAGAGATCGCCCAGGTACTCCACCCTGCGCTCGAAGGGTCGCCCGGCCATGCGAACTGGCGCGCGCTGTGCGGCGGCGCCGACCTGGCGGCGGGGCTCTTCTCGATCGTCTTCGACGAGCGCTACAGCACCGAGCAGGTCGACCGCTTCTGCGACAGCCTCGAACTCTTCCGCCTCGGCTACTCGTGGGGCGGGCCGGTCAGCCTCGTGGTGCCCTACGACATCGGCCTGATGCGCGACCAGGCCGTGGCGCCGTGGCCGCACAAGGGCACGCTGGTGCGTTTTTCGGTCGGGCTGGAAGACGTCGAAGACCTTCGGGCCGACTTGCAACAGGCCCTGGCGCGGATGTAA
- a CDS encoding adenylosuccinate synthase gives MSVTTGRNVVVVGTQWGDEGKGKLVDWLTESAQGVVRFQGGHNAGHTLVINGVKTALHLIPSGIMRPGVKCYIGNGVVLSAAKLFEEIEGLEKAGVEVRSRLRISEACPLILPFHAALDIARETYREKGGVEKIGTTGRGIGPAYEDKIARRALRVQDLKHPERFATKLRVLLDLHNHVLTQVLGAPAIDFDTVFDEAMRHAVLLKPMMADVSRELNDAHKAGANLLFEGAQGTLLDVDHGTYPYVTSSNCVAGNAAAGSGVGPGMLHYILGITKAYCTRVGGGPFPTELDWATPGTPGYHMSTVGAEKGVTTGRSRRCGWFDAALLKRSAQVNGLSGLCITKLDVLDGLEKLELCTGYELDGEITDILPMGADEIERCTPIYETLEGWSESTVGVTQYDKLPVNARLYLQRIEQITGVPIHMVSTSPDRDHTIMMRHPYLAD, from the coding sequence ATGAGCGTAACCACCGGAAGAAACGTGGTCGTCGTCGGCACCCAATGGGGCGATGAGGGCAAAGGCAAGCTGGTCGACTGGCTGACCGAGAGCGCGCAGGGCGTGGTCCGCTTCCAGGGTGGCCACAACGCGGGCCATACGCTGGTCATCAACGGCGTGAAGACTGCGTTGCACCTGATCCCCAGCGGCATCATGCGGCCGGGCGTCAAGTGCTACATCGGCAACGGCGTGGTGCTGTCGGCGGCCAAGCTGTTCGAGGAGATCGAAGGCCTGGAAAAAGCCGGCGTCGAGGTGCGCTCGCGCCTGCGCATCAGCGAAGCCTGCCCGCTGATCCTGCCGTTCCACGCCGCGCTCGACATCGCGCGCGAGACCTACCGCGAAAAGGGCGGCGTCGAGAAGATCGGCACCACCGGCCGCGGCATCGGCCCCGCCTACGAGGACAAGATCGCCCGCCGCGCGCTGCGCGTGCAGGACCTGAAGCACCCCGAGCGCTTTGCGACCAAGCTGCGCGTGCTGCTCGATTTGCACAACCACGTGCTGACCCAGGTGCTGGGCGCCCCCGCCATCGACTTCGACACGGTGTTCGACGAGGCCATGCGCCACGCCGTGCTGCTCAAGCCGATGATGGCCGACGTGTCGCGCGAACTAAACGACGCGCACAAGGCCGGCGCCAACCTGCTGTTCGAGGGCGCGCAGGGCACGCTGCTCGACGTGGACCACGGGACCTATCCGTACGTGACCTCCAGCAACTGCGTGGCCGGCAACGCCGCCGCCGGTTCGGGCGTGGGCCCGGGCATGCTGCACTACATCCTCGGCATCACAAAGGCCTACTGCACGCGCGTGGGCGGCGGTCCGTTCCCGACCGAGCTCGACTGGGCCACGCCGGGCACGCCCGGCTACCACATGAGCACCGTGGGTGCCGAAAAGGGCGTGACCACCGGCCGCAGCCGCCGTTGCGGCTGGTTCGATGCCGCGCTGCTCAAGCGCTCGGCGCAGGTCAACGGCCTTTCGGGCCTGTGCATCACCAAGCTCGACGTGCTGGACGGCCTCGAAAAGCTCGAGCTGTGCACCGGCTACGAGCTCGACGGCGAGATCACCGACATCCTGCCGATGGGCGCGGACGAGATCGAGCGCTGCACGCCCATCTACGAAACCCTCGAAGGCTGGAGCGAAAGCACGGTCGGCGTGACGCAGTACGACAAGCTGCCGGTCAATGCGCGGCTCTACCTGCAGCGCATCGAGCAGATCACCGGCGTGCCGATCCACATGGTCTCGACCAGCCCGGATCGCGACCACACGATCATGATGCGCCACCCCTACCTTGCCGACTGA